In Vicia villosa cultivar HV-30 ecotype Madison, WI linkage group LG7, Vvil1.0, whole genome shotgun sequence, the DNA window AAAGGTGTTTTTCTCTTCAAACTAATAATAGAAAGGTGTTTAAATTAGACTCTTTCTAGGTTTTAAATTAGACTCTTTCTAAGTATTGTGTCTAATAAGCCAAACTGCCCTATCAACAACAAGCTAGATGAAAATCTGAAGGTTCTTCTTCGATTTTCTTTGCATAATATAATCAGAAAAGCAACTGATGATCAGAAATATCAATCAAAGGATTTAATTAACCAACGCAAACCAGCTCATTCTAATATACAGTACCAAACATCTATTACAATAGAGCATTGAAGAAATAGATGACAGCGAGATTCCTCTAGACTAAAACAAAGTCAACTCATCTGTTGTTTGCAGTCTTTTAAGGATGAGTCTCCATGCTAAGACTTGAATATTACTTTGAACGTTCGATTTCCAAATACAATTCAGAGCTAACTTTGATTGGATATTCGACTAAAAGTTAATATTCAGGAGAGAACTTAACTGAACAAGTGCAACTTTGACAGAATAACCAGAAACATCACCCCACTACACGAACTTATCTCAGGAATTCAGATTGGGCAAGAAACCACATAGAATATTGTTCAAAATAGTAAACTTCTGCTTTGCCAGTTCCAAAAGTTGAAAGCTGCCAACAAGACTCCATTACAACACACACCAAAATCCAGTTAAGGACGTAAAACAAATACTCCCAAGAAACGGAATTGAACACTATCTCGAAGTCTAATTTAAACACCTTTCTATTATTAGTTTGAAGAGAAAAACACCTTTCTTATTTTACCTAGTTTTAACAGCCAAGAAACGGAATTGAACACTTTCTAGGTTTTTTATGGCTTCTAAATACACTAAGATTGAGATGAAAAATTAGGCACTgatacaaaaacaaaatcaaaattctaaacattgaatcaaAGTAATTAAACAGAACTCATAATCATAGTTATTGTAACATTTAAGAAACTGTAGGTTAAATGCATATTCAGATTCTATTAAATCAaaattctaaacattgaatcaaAGTAATTAATCAGAACTCATAATCATTGTTATACTCTCTACCAATTCAAAAACATTCAGATTCTATTATGTCAATGTACAAAATAGAACAGAAAGTGTGCTTACGCATTAGTATCTTCCACAATATAGATCTTCGGTCGCTGCCCAtcatcttgttcttgttgttcctCGTTAGAAAGTGCTTGGTCACCCTCTTCTTGAACATCCTCTTTCGAGGTGTGATGGGGAGGACTTTGCAAAACATGATGAGTATATCCTGGGGTAGGAATGAATCTGAATTCCTCGGAAGTCGGGATTGATGGTTGAGGCTGATTAATAGGTGGCGGTGTTGGGTTTGTCTGAGCTAGTGGTGGTGTTGGGTTTGTATGAGTCGTTGATGCAGGTTGCGAAGGTGGAGGTGTTGGATTTTTCCTAGTCTTTGATGGAGGGTGCAAAAATGGTGGTGTTGGATTTGTATGAATCAGTGGTAGAGGCTGAGTAGGTGGTGGTGTTGGTTTTGTCTGAATCAGTGGTGGAGGCTGAGTAGGTGGTGGTGTTGGTTTTGTCTGAATCGATGGTGAAGGCTGAGTAGGAAGTGGTGTTTTAGTTGTCTGAATCGGTGGTGGATGTTTTTTCTGAGTATGTGGTGGCGGTGGGTTCTTTGAACCAGGTTTCCCATGCACCATGCGAGAATTCTTTATAGCAATACTCCCAGGTGGAATTTGTCGTTGACGACATAACCTGTCAACAAAACTTTTTTACACAATTGACATTATCAATAACATTAGCAAAAATGcatcaaaaaatattaaattgcaAAGAAACGAACTAGTGAAGGTTAAGCCATCTTACTTGTTCGTGCTTGATGGTGCTTTTCTCTTTCCGTTTTGTCCAGTCATTTGAATAGAAGCTAACAATAAAGCTTCCAACAATAAAAAATTTAGCCTAAAACATTTTCACATATCACATCAATAGTATACACTTAGTACATCAgatcattattataatttatatgaCCCAGAAATAGAGTGACTACAATTTAATATGAAAACACAAATCCTAAATTAAGAGATATCTAGTATGAAACAAGTAAAAGGAATCTAGCATATATAAAAGTTTATCAATCAGAAGTGATGAACACAGTGAAACACTGAAGAATGGTGGGAGTGATGAACAAAAGCATCaaatataaaataagttataaaatacTAGTAACATAGATTACAAGTCAACATAGATATTCAAATTGATAAAATCATAAGATAAAGTACTAGTAACATAAAATACAAGTCAATATAGAAACACAAGATAAAATGTTCTCTCAATATTGAATCATTGGTTCAGTTGTCATTGTTATCTCGACGTCGCCATCAATTAACCCCCCATCAGCTAAACCACGTATTTGTTCAACTTCGGTAATAGGCACAACCGGTAACATTTCATCAGATTGATAAGGAATTTCATCCCCGGTGTTGTCTATCTCAACATAACCCCTTGGTTTTGTGGTGATTGCTGCACACCATCCACGCATATTTCTACACGTTTCTGGATAAGGGACATAATACACTTGTTTTGCTTCTTGTGCAAGAATGAATGGGTCATACTGACGATATCGCTTATTCATCTTAATATCAACAATATTGTACTCAGTAATAGCTTTTGTGCCACTATTCTTTGTTggatcaaaccaatcacaataaaaTAGGGCAATCTTGTTGCTAAAGCCGTTGTATTCCAATTGAAGGATACGTTGGATGATGCCATAAAAATCGTTTTCTCCTCCATTTGTAAGACCTTTAACATATACCCCACAATTAGTAGTCTTTTTACCATGACTCCATTCTTGAGTGTGAAACTTGTACCCATTAACAAAGTATATGTTCCATGATGTTGCCTTCGGATTAGGACCGAGAGCTAATGCCTTCAGGTGTGGACTAGTTGTTCCATTCCTCTCATcattcacctaaaaaatacaccTAACCTTAGTTATAGTTTATTGTCAACCACATAATATAAATCATGAGATAAATACTAACATAGTCctttagccatgaaggaaattgctcGTGTATAAGACCAGAAGCATCTTCCTCATTGATAGAATGATATTGCATGAACAATCTGACACCGGCCATAAAATCTATGAGTATATATATGCAAAATGGTTGACATCAACACAATTGTTTTACAAAAATGTACTTACTCGAGATACGGTTTAACCTCGTCACAATTGATTAAGACGTGCACATGAGCAGACTTCCATTCCTTATCAATCACCCAATAGTCACGAGATTTCCACTAGGACGGCCACATTTGCTAAAAATTGAAAGTGTAATTGGTTGGGAGTTCTCATCATCTGGTCGAGGATCATTCCTTAAACTTGTACTTGGAAACAAACTAAAGGTCTTGAAATAGTGAGAGAAAAAATGAGTAGTTTCACGGTGCAAGTAGGCAGTGCATATTGAACCTTCAACCCTGGCTTTATTTTTCACCGAACGCTTGAAGTCTCCCATCAATCTACACATGAAAAGATTAAAAGATGTTTTTTCATTAACATAATCTATAGAAATTGAACATCATTTACCTTTCAAATGGATACATCCAACGATATTGTACAGGACCACCAAGAATTGCTTCATTAGGTAGGTGAATCGGGAGATGTTCCATTGAGTCAAAGAAACCTGGAGGAAAAATTCTTTCAAGCTTGCATATGATGATGGTAATGTTTTGTTCCAACCTGACAAGGTCTTCCAACTTCAACGTATTACAACACAAGTCTTTGAAAAAACGACTTAACTCAGTTAGTGGCTTCCATATCTCAGGAGGTAAGGAACGAAAAGCAATTGGAAGCAAACACTCCATGAATACATGACAGTCATGGCTTTTCATCCCCTTCATCCTACCTTTGGTGACATCAGCACACCTAGAAAGATTTGAGGCATAACCATCAGGCATTTTTAGTTCCTTAATCCATCTACATACTAATTTTGCCTCTTCGGATGTCAAAGAAAATTTTGCCTTTGGCTTAGCCATCTTCCCATTAGGTAGAGTAACCATCTCTAAATCTCCGCGTAAAGAATTAAGAGGTAAATCCAATCTTGCCTTCTCATTgtcctttgtttttgcaggatcATTCATGACAGTGTAAAACACATTATCAAATACATTTTTCTCTATGTGCATCACATCAAGGTTGTGCCTTAACAAGTTGTCCTTCCAATATGGAagatcccaaaatatacttcttttgatCCAATTATGTTGTTTCCCATACCCTGGAAATTTGGTGGCCCAATCACTATCTGTAACTTTTGGAAAATCACGAACTGCTTCCCAGACATCATGGCCGGTAAACATGTATAGTGGGTTTTTTTTCTTCATCATGTTTTTTGTAAACCTCTTTTTACTTTTCCTAAACGGATGATCCATTGGTAAGAACCTACGATGACAATCAAACCAACAACTTTTTCCACCATATCCTAAGGTGAAAGCATCCGTACTGTCCATGCAATAAGGGCATGCTAATCTACCTTGTGTCCCTCATCCAGACAACATAccatatgctggaaaatcattgatTGTCCACATTAAATGCGCTCTCATTACAAAATTTTGTTGCATAGAGATATCATATGTCAAAATGCCATCTCTCCACAAGCGCTGCAAATCATCAATCAAAGGTTGCAAGTAGACATCTATTTTAACTTTTGGATTGTACGGTCCAGGTACAAGACAagtcaaaaacatgtatggtttggTCATGCACATTTCGGAAGGTAGATTGTAGGGTGTGACTATTACCGGCCAACATGAATATGGAGTACTAGAGGCTTGGATGTAAGGGGTAAACCCATCCGTACATAAACCTAATCTTACATTTCTCGGGTCACTAGCATAATCGGGATAAACTTCATCGAAGTGTTTCCATGCTTTTCCATCAGATGGGTGACGTAAAACATTTGGATCACTAGGGTTCTCACGATGCCATCTCATTTGAGATGCAGATTCCTTTGAAGCAAAAAGTCGTTGTAACCTAGGAATGATTGGAAAATAGAACATTCTCTTCACTGCCACATCTTTGTAATTTCCCATTCCACACTTTCGAGGAACATACCTAGCAGCTCCACAAACTCTACATTGAGTTAAAGTGCTATCTTCTTTAAAATATAATAAGCATCCATTCACACAACAATCAATTTTCTCAACCTCTAATCCTAACTTAGACACCAACTTCTTCACTTTGTAATAGTTTTCAGGTAAGCATCCTTTAGTTGGACAAACATCGATTAGCATTTGGGAGAAAAAATTCATGGCCTTTTGAGGAACATGCCAATTAGACATGGCAGCCAACATCTTAGCTGAAATAGATAGTCTGGATTCAGAAGCTCCCTCATAAATCGGTTGGTTTGCGGAAATCAATTCATCATAAAATCGTTGAACTTTTTCATTTGGTACCTCACCCTCACTAACTGTTTCATTTTCCATATCAGCATTCACATTTGGGGCATTAACAAATGGTATGAAAACATCAGAGaccatttcattcattgcatgaAATTGTTCTTCATCACCTGTATTATCTCCACCAGCATTCCCACCGCTACTAATATGACCATCAAGGTCCACATTTTGATTCGCTTCTCCATGATCAATCCATGTATAATAGTTGGGCAAAAAACCATATTTGTACAAGTGATGTTTGACCTCATTAGGCGTTTTCAAGAGAATGCAACCGCATTTTACACAAGGACACCTTATCCCCCCCTCGTTTAAAAATTGTGGTCGATTCATGGATTTAGTGACAAAATCCTCTACTCCACTAACAAAACCATCTTTCAAACCATACCTATCAGAGTTAACTCTATCATACATCCAACTTCGACCCATTTTCTACATTAAAAACAAACATAAGTTtatctatttcaaatagatttataTATTTCTCAAAGTACGAAAGATTAAATCTAGGGAATATATTACAAATAGATTtatctatttcaaatagatttatcCATTTTCTACATACTAATGTCTAAAATTGGAAGAAATTAAAAACAGAGTCAAATATGTTACACAAGGTAGATTAGCAGCCACCAATATTAACATCCACCAATAATTCTCTTCTTAGTATACACCAAAATTAAAAACAGAGTCATATTATTAGTTTTAACAGCCACCAATAATTCTCTTCTTAGTATATGTTTGGACCCACAAACAACTAGTAACAAAAATATGCTATACTGAATATCGAGGTGGTTCAACAAGTTTTAGATATTAATTTCTAGTATTTTCTAATATAATCTTAGGattattattcaaaataaagttaaaaatatCTTCAATCTAATAATAGCAATTGGTTAAGAGTATAATAAAACGGCAGCGCATTATTAGAACAGCATCAACTTAGAACAGTAAAATAACAAACACTACTTATTATACCACCACcatcacaaacaacacaaaactcTCTCTTCAAtcaattttcagaaaaaaaacatTATACTATTCTCCATCATTATCATCTCATTcatcatcgatatttattacTGAACACTACTTTTGTATTTGTTCTCTTCTGTTACTGACAAACATATAAACCCACAAAACACACGCGTCCTCTAGAAAGACCTTTttcaatccaaaaaaaatatGATCAATCACAGTAAACATGTCAAAATGAAAAATGAGCACAAATCACAAATTCTGAAGTATGATCACAAAATGAAATATGATCAATCACTAACACTTTTTTGGTGGCTAGAACACTGATGGCCGCGGTTCAGTGTATTTGGAGAAGGGATTGTATTGTGATGAATTCAAATGTAGGTTAGGTGGTTGCTCGACATAGTGATGGGAGGAAAGGTTAAAGGTATAAGCAATGGTGTCAGAACCAAATATTCACCAATTTAAGCCAATTATCAGTAGTTCAAACACTTTTAATTTAGTCCTTTAGAAATGGAGCAGCTTTCTTCATTATCTTGTGACACTTACAAGTTAAAACCAATGAATCTTCCTTTCAATAGCCGTAAAATTTTGAACCATAATCACTCACTCaaagagaaggaaaacaaaacaTAGGAAAACAAAACATAGGAAAACAAATAACATTAATTCTTGACCAAGATTTGCATCAAAGGGAAACTTATTAAAAATTGATTCACACAGTCAAATAAAGCAAAACAAAGATAAAAGTTCATGCTTCCCTATGAACAATCAAACCAAAAAAACATTGACACATTTTTTTCTAAACATTTAAATCATTTCTGTGTGTTCTCTGAACACCTTCAAGATATTAGAAAAAGTAACAATGCCAATTAAGCTGCAATCATCATCAATAACCCACAAGTAGTCCACTCTATGAGCAATTGCTTGAATCATCACAGCAATCAAAGAGCTTTTTGGATGGCACACTATAGCCTCTGCCTTCCGCACAAATCTCGCCGAGTAACTCGACGACCTTGCGTACTTTCCCGACCTATTCAAACTCCTGGTCGTACTTTCCTCATCAGACGAAGACGAGGCCGACATATCACTGCCTAGAGAAGTCAGAATTGTAAACTTATGCAGCAATTTCTCCAGATTCTTCTCCTTCAACCTGGCCTTCACAACGCTAACCAGACCCTCTGGCGGGCCGCCATAGTCAATGTAGGACATCAAGTCCCCTGCAGACAAAGTTGTCACAGCGGCCGCAACTGACTCGTCACAGCAAGCAAGCGTGAAGGGCGATATCTCGCCAATGAATGTTCCATCACTGTCGACAACAGCAACAGAAGTTTGTTGCGCAAGGGACTTTGAGATGGCTTCAACAACGGAAGCCGCGGGGGAATAGTAATCAAtgactgtcgcaccccaatttttgacctacaaaTTTCATTCATATGATCATGTTGCGTTTGTATTTCGTTTGCATTCAAATTATCGCATTTGTTGCATATTTTCCGGTTTTATTCATCCTTTTAATTTCtacttcaaaaaatcaaaaaaattcatTAATTTCATTTAGATTTAGGTCTTTATATCATTTCAATTTAAAAAGATATCAAAAAATATGTgtattagtttattattattatttagttattattataatctttatttttttctttctttaattttatagttattattatcattattattattattattattattgacctTATGTCCAAGTGgtccaaaaaatacaaaagaataaGAACAAAGTGGTTTTCTTCATATCTCTGCATCGCATCACAAAACAGTCCAAAAATTCTGCTCCATACAACTGCACACAGCATGCCTGCTACAACGGTCCATAAACCTGCTGCAACCAGTCTACAAACCTCTTGCTGCTCCACTACTTGCTAAGGCCAAAGCTTGCACAAAAATGGTTAAACCAAAACCTGCATACAAAAGTAATAAACAGCTTACTACAAATGTTCAAATTAACCCAAATTTTCCCCCCAAAAAACTCTTTGATTTCATCTATAAATCAGAACAAAAACCACAGCAACCAGGGGGAGGAAAAAGTCACACGAAAAACTCTGCATAAATTTGTTTATCGTCCTCCAAAAATCTTTTTGAACACCATCTTCATATGACCACCTTCACTCCATAACTTGTAACCATCATAAACCTGCAAACAGCCACACACAACACACAGCAAGGACCGCAACACACCAACCACACCGAATCTTCAAACATAACTCCATCCTAACACACAAACTTGCCAAATCTCCCTCAGTTCACAACAACATCTGCCATCACCGATACACACAAACTACCACACAACATCGAACCAACAcaacatcttcatcaactcaaaaagacgcaacaacaacaaccgcaaacaacaacgattcgcagTCGTACCTGAAGATCACCGGTGATTCCAAGGTCGTCGGACTTGCTCTGATAAGGTCGGTGACGTCTCATCTTCTGTCTATTCTTTAGATCGTTGCCTTTATTTCTTTTCATTGGTGAATAACCCTATGTTGATTGCTTGAAATTCTTCACGGTTATCATTTAATATGGTATTGATTTTGTACTTGTGTTCTTGATGAACCGAGAGAGTGAGGTTCGATTAAGTGAAAGAGATGCGAGACCGCGAGCGTGTGAGATGTGAGGAATTGTTTTTTTTGCTGTTGTTCACCGTGAGAGAGGCAGAGAATCGTGAGACAAAAAGTGTAATTGGGGGCGGATGGTCTCATTGAGTATTAGGGTTTACTTTGTTCTAGTAGGATCTTGGGCTTGGTGTTAGTTAAGCCCAGCGAAGTTTTCTTTGTTCACACCCTATTTTGCATGCTTACACCCccccattttatttattttcttgccTATTTAACTTGTTTGATTTAGCttctttaatattttgttttgcttttaatttctaataaaaaatacaaaaaaaacatgTTTCTAGATTTTAGACTTTATTCTCatgttaaaaataccaaaaaatattagattaatttcaatcaataaaccttggtccaatgcCAAGTCGTTACAATTATTtcctcgatccaacgtcgagtttcttttttacaaaaattCTTTAAACGGTAccaaaagatcgagtgacaagaagtgtacacctcttgaataccccgaTTCTTTCGGATTAACACCCTTTTTTAAACCTgtcattaattaaatcaaagtgattaagtgacaaggggtgaacacctcttgaataccttcaatcctttgaatcaaacaataaaatgctttcttaaataaatcgagaaatcaagtgacaagaagtgcacacctcttgaataccttgattttcttgaaccaaaactctttaattaatcaaagtgatcctgtgacaagaagtgcacacctcttgaataccttgatcctttgaatcaaaatacatcaatcaaacc includes these proteins:
- the LOC131618615 gene encoding uncharacterized protein LOC131618615, which gives rise to MGRSWMYDRVNSDRYGLKDGFVSGVEDFVTKSMNRPQFLNEGGIRCPCVKCGCILLKTPNEVKHHLYKYGFLPNYYTWIDHGEANQNVDLDGHISSGGNAGGDNTGDEEQFHAMNEMVSDVFIPFVNAPNVNADMENETVSEGEVPNEKVQRFYDELISANQPIYEGASESRLSISAKMLAAMSNWHVPQKAMNFFSQMLIDVCPTKGCLPENYYKVKKLVSKLGLEVEKIDCCVNGCLLYFKEDSTLTQCRVCGAARYVPRKCGMGNYKDVAVKRMFYFPIIPRLQRLFASKESASQMRWHRENPSDPNVLRHPSDGKAWKHFDEVYPDYASDPRNVRLGLCTDGFTPYIQASSTPYSCWPVIVTPYNLPSEMCMTKPYMFLTCLVPGPYNPKVKIDVYLQPLIDDLQRLWRDGILTYDISMQQNFVMRAHLMWTINDFPAYGMLSG
- the LOC131618616 gene encoding CBS domain-containing protein CBSX5-like: MKRNKGNDLKNRQKMRRHRPYQSKSDDLGITGDLQVYDGYKLWSEGFGLTIFVQALALASSGAARVIDYYSPAASVVEAISKSLAQQTSVAVVDSDGTFIGEISPFTLACCDESVAAAVTTLSAGDLMSYIDYGGPPEGLVSVVKARLKEKNLEKLLHKFTILTSLGSDMSASSSSDEESTTRSLNRSGKYARSSSYSARFVRKAEAIVCHPKSSLIAVMIQAIAHRVDYLWVIDDDCSLIGIVTFSNILKVFREHTEMI